A section of the Clostridium omnivorum genome encodes:
- the gltX gene encoding glutamate--tRNA ligase, which produces MSCEKLAKIIYPNIEKTPEYYAEKYPKRNLKERAKVTRYAPSPTGFQHIGGIFSALIDERIASQSDGVFYLRVEDTDQKREVAGAIEDTVAAMQYFGLNFTEGMISSDKSIGNYGPYRQSERKEIYEAFAYDLIKKGLAYPCFCSPEELDKIRESQVEQKITPGYYGEYAKCRNLSAEQAIEKIKNGESYIIRLKSPGNPENRVVVNDLIKGEVSFPENNQDIVLIKGDGLPTYHFAHAVDDHLMGTTHVIRGEEWLSSIPTHIQLFKMLGFEAPKYAHIPTIMKIDGSSKRKLSKRKDPEAAVSYYNEVGYPTQSVIEYLLNIINSGFEDWRAENPYEDNTKFEVSLDKMSKSGALFDLVKLSDVSKDVIARMKADLVYDNYAKWSKVFDKDMYELITTNEEMSRKIFNIDKEGANPRKDFAKWADVKEKVFYFFDELFEDDKVVENELPKKMDLSEAKHIIEAYSKEYNFDTDKDTWFEELKAIGSKLGYTANRKDFKANPENFKGMVADVAAAVRIALTHRSNTPDLYTIMQILGKEKVYNRFNRFINE; this is translated from the coding sequence ATGAGTTGTGAAAAATTAGCTAAAATAATATACCCTAATATTGAAAAAACACCAGAGTATTACGCCGAGAAATACCCTAAGAGAAATTTAAAGGAAAGAGCTAAAGTAACTAGATATGCACCAAGTCCAACTGGTTTTCAGCATATAGGTGGAATATTTTCCGCATTAATTGATGAAAGAATAGCAAGCCAAAGTGATGGTGTTTTTTACCTTAGAGTAGAAGATACAGATCAAAAGAGAGAAGTAGCAGGTGCAATAGAAGATACAGTAGCTGCTATGCAATATTTTGGTCTTAATTTTACTGAGGGTATGATATCCAGTGACAAATCTATAGGTAATTATGGACCATATAGACAAAGTGAAAGAAAAGAAATATATGAGGCTTTTGCATATGATTTAATAAAAAAAGGTTTAGCTTATCCATGCTTTTGCAGCCCTGAGGAACTAGATAAAATTCGCGAGAGTCAAGTAGAACAAAAGATAACTCCAGGATATTATGGAGAATATGCAAAGTGTAGGAATCTTTCAGCCGAACAAGCAATTGAAAAAATTAAAAATGGTGAAAGCTATATAATTAGATTAAAATCTCCAGGAAATCCAGAAAACAGAGTAGTAGTAAATGATTTAATAAAAGGCGAGGTTTCCTTCCCTGAGAATAATCAAGATATTGTGCTTATAAAAGGTGATGGTCTGCCTACTTATCATTTTGCACATGCAGTTGATGACCATCTTATGGGTACTACTCATGTAATCAGAGGTGAAGAATGGTTATCTTCAATTCCTACCCATATTCAACTTTTTAAAATGTTAGGTTTTGAAGCACCAAAATATGCACATATTCCTACTATAATGAAGATTGATGGAAGTTCTAAAAGAAAATTGTCAAAAAGAAAAGATCCCGAAGCTGCTGTTTCATATTACAATGAAGTTGGATATCCAACTCAATCAGTAATTGAATACTTATTAAATATTATTAACTCTGGCTTTGAAGATTGGAGAGCTGAAAATCCATATGAGGACAACACTAAATTTGAGGTATCCTTAGATAAAATGAGTAAAAGCGGTGCACTATTTGATTTAGTTAAGCTAAGTGATGTATCTAAAGATGTTATAGCTAGGATGAAAGCAGATTTAGTATATGATAACTATGCAAAATGGTCAAAAGTATTTGATAAAGATATGTATGAACTAATAACCACTAATGAGGAAATGTCTAGAAAAATATTTAATATTGATAAGGAAGGTGCAAATCCAAGAAAAGATTTTGCTAAATGGGCAGATGTAAAAGAAAAGGTGTTTTACTTCTTTGATGAATTATTCGAAGATGACAAAGTAGTAGAAAATGAGCTTCCAAAGAAAATGGACTTAAGTGAAGCTAAGCATATAATTGAAGCTTATTCAAAGGAATATAATTTTGATACAGATAAAGATACTTGGTTCGAAGAATTAAAAGCTATAGGATCAAAATTAGGCTACACAGCTAATAGAAAAGATTTTAAAGCTAATCCTGAGAATTTTAAGGGCATGGTTGCAGATGTTGCCGCTGCTGTGAGAATAGCATTAACTCATAGAAGTAATACTCCAGACCTTTATACAATAATGCAAATATTGGGCAAAGAAAAAGTTTATAATAGATTTAATAGGTTTATAAATGAATAA
- a CDS encoding flavodoxin family protein: protein MKVLLINGSPKAKGCTYTALCEIAKELEKENIETEIFHVGNQPIRGCMACGGCNSTSGKCVFNDDTVNIALEKAKEADGFIFGSPVHYAGASGQITSFLDRFFYAGSSFQYKPGAAIVSCRRGGSTAAFEQLNKYFTISNMPIVSSQYWNMVHGNTPDEVRQDLEGMQTMRTLGRNMAWLLKCINTGKEAGIELPEKEQRVATNFIR, encoded by the coding sequence ATGAAAGTATTACTTATTAACGGAAGTCCCAAAGCTAAGGGATGTACTTATACAGCTTTATGTGAAATAGCAAAAGAATTAGAAAAAGAAAATATTGAAACAGAAATTTTTCATGTTGGTAACCAACCTATCAGAGGTTGTATGGCTTGTGGAGGCTGTAATAGCACATCAGGAAAATGCGTGTTTAATGACGACACTGTAAATATAGCTTTAGAGAAGGCTAAAGAAGCAGATGGGTTTATATTTGGTTCACCAGTACATTATGCAGGAGCATCTGGTCAGATTACTTCTTTCTTGGATAGATTTTTTTATGCAGGAAGTAGTTTTCAATATAAACCTGGAGCTGCAATAGTAAGCTGTCGTCGTGGAGGTTCTACAGCTGCTTTTGAGCAATTAAATAAGTATTTTACAATTTCAAATATGCCTATTGTTTCTTCTCAATATTGGAATATGGTTCATGGAAATACACCTGATGAAGTTAGACAGGATTTAGAAGGTATGCAAACAATGAGAACATTAGGAAGGAATATGGCATGGCTTTTAAAATGTATCAATACAGGCAAAGAGGCTGGAATTGAACTTCCAGAAAAAGAGCAAAGAGTAGCTACTAATTTTATTCGATAA
- a CDS encoding tyrosine-type recombinase/integrase, translated as MEDSSLIKIEPKRKLSTFVIPDNTHFIRHFLNNKYKKNEHTAKSYEIDIKEFFKVNMVEDITLNDIKAVTVFDVEDYIIGLIDLGRASSTIHRKVSSLSSLYKWLLKYQDNSRNISLIQFNPFNNMSDVKPTLTHDDTEFLSRDEAALLLNSIGTESITDLRNKAIIGLALITGARKSEILNIKLKHITNILGYDVIRVTRKRGKKDLIKINTHVKDLIMEYINRTGRSIETNQEDYLFIGHSSNKQNGEKLNPATLNKIISNYCCKFNINKKIKVHSLRHTAITIAIQKGASLEKVQAFAGHESAYTTARYVHSINKLQDNAGDLIDVFED; from the coding sequence ATGGAAGATAGTTCACTTATAAAAATTGAGCCTAAACGAAAATTAAGCACTTTTGTGATCCCGGATAATACTCATTTTATAAGACATTTTTTGAATAACAAGTATAAAAAGAATGAGCATACAGCTAAAAGCTATGAAATTGACATAAAGGAATTTTTTAAAGTTAATATGGTAGAGGATATAACATTAAATGATATAAAAGCTGTAACAGTTTTTGATGTGGAGGATTATATAATAGGTTTAATTGATCTAGGAAGAGCTAGCAGCACTATTCATAGGAAGGTTTCCTCTTTAAGTTCACTTTATAAGTGGCTTCTAAAATACCAAGATAATTCAAGGAACATTTCCTTAATTCAATTCAATCCTTTTAATAATATGAGTGATGTGAAGCCAACACTTACGCATGATGATACAGAATTTCTCAGTAGGGACGAAGCAGCACTATTACTAAATTCAATAGGGACTGAAAGCATTACTGACCTTAGAAACAAAGCTATCATTGGACTAGCATTAATAACTGGAGCTAGAAAATCAGAAATTTTAAATATCAAGTTAAAACATATAACAAACATCCTTGGTTATGATGTTATAAGGGTTACAAGAAAAAGAGGAAAAAAGGACTTAATTAAAATAAACACTCATGTTAAAGATTTAATCATGGAATATATAAATAGAACAGGCAGGAGCATTGAAACAAATCAAGAGGATTATCTTTTTATAGGACATTCTTCAAATAAACAAAATGGAGAAAAGCTTAATCCTGCGACATTAAATAAAATAATAAGTAACTATTGCTGCAAATTTAATATAAATAAAAAAATAAAGGTTCACTCACTTAGGCATACCGCAATAACTATTGCAATACAGAAGGGAGCAAGCCTAGAAAAAGTCCAAGCATTTGCTGGTCATGAATCTGCCTATACAACTGCAAGGTATGTTCACTCAATAAATAAACTTCAAGACAATGCAGGGGACTTAATTGATGTGTTTGAGGATTAA
- a CDS encoding pseudouridine synthase: MIERLQKYMAKCGVASRRKCEEIIGSGRVQVNDIVITEFGYKVDLEKDTVYVDGKKINLEENKIYIALNKPVGYLSAVKDDRGKKTIIELVDVKERIYPIGRLDYDTSGLILLTNDGEIYNRVIHPRQEVNKVYIAAVKGIPSKEEMKRFSYGIDIGDYVTAPATIKILEENSKGCNLKITIHEGKNRQVRRMCAAINHPVITLQRISIGNIKLGDLNVGSYRYLTESEMNYLFSL; the protein is encoded by the coding sequence ATGATTGAAAGATTACAAAAATATATGGCAAAATGCGGGGTAGCATCAAGAAGAAAATGTGAAGAGATTATAGGAAGCGGGAGAGTGCAAGTTAATGATATAGTAATAACAGAGTTTGGATATAAAGTTGATTTAGAAAAAGATACTGTTTATGTGGATGGCAAAAAGATAAATTTAGAGGAAAACAAGATATATATAGCATTGAATAAGCCAGTAGGATATTTATCTGCAGTAAAAGATGATAGAGGAAAGAAAACAATTATTGAATTAGTGGATGTAAAAGAAAGAATATATCCTATTGGTAGATTAGATTATGATACTTCAGGACTAATTTTACTTACTAATGATGGTGAAATATATAATAGAGTAATTCATCCAAGACAGGAAGTGAATAAGGTATATATAGCAGCAGTAAAAGGTATTCCTTCAAAAGAAGAAATGAAGAGATTTTCTTATGGAATTGACATTGGAGATTACGTTACAGCTCCTGCCACTATAAAAATTCTTGAAGAAAATTCAAAGGGCTGTAATTTAAAAATTACTATTCACGAAGGTAAAAATAGACAAGTTAGAAGAATGTGTGCCGCAATAAATCATCCTGTTATAACCCTACAAAGAATATCAATTGGAAATATAAAGCTAGGTGATTTAAATGTTGGTAGCTATAGATATTTAACAGAAAGTGAAATGAATTATTTATTCAGTTTATAG
- a CDS encoding tRNA (mnm(5)s(2)U34)-methyltransferase, with translation MYKYVGDISVLSHNIILKYSNNFICAVDCTLGNGHDTDFLAKHFKHVYAFDIQEIATENYLKNSNKNTVVINDSHDKILQYINEPVDCFIYNLGFLPGGDKNITTKAVSTINSINAALELLTNGGIIAISIYCGHAEGKIEREVLLDFASNLNKHEYGVMLHSFLNRSKDAPMLLIIEKNKDERN, from the coding sequence ATGTACAAATATGTGGGTGATATAAGCGTACTCTCTCATAATATTATTTTGAAGTATAGCAACAATTTTATATGTGCCGTAGATTGCACTCTTGGAAATGGTCATGATACAGATTTCTTGGCTAAACATTTTAAGCATGTTTATGCTTTTGATATTCAAGAAATTGCAACAGAAAATTATTTAAAAAATTCCAATAAAAATACAGTAGTAATTAATGATTCCCATGATAAAATTCTTCAATATATAAACGAACCTGTAGATTGTTTCATTTATAATCTTGGCTTTCTTCCTGGAGGCGATAAAAATATTACTACTAAAGCAGTGAGTACTATAAATAGTATAAATGCAGCATTGGAACTACTAACAAATGGCGGAATTATTGCTATTTCGATTTATTGCGGTCATGCAGAAGGTAAAATTGAAAGAGAAGTTTTACTTGATTTTGCGTCAAATTTGAATAAACATGAGTATGGAGTTATGCTTCATTCATTTTTGAACAGGTCAAAAGATGCTCCTATGCTACTAATAATAGAGAAAAATAAAGATGAAAGAAATTAA
- a CDS encoding MurR/RpiR family transcriptional regulator — translation MEENKQDLMRTIQMKFPRLSKGQKLIAEYILKHYDKAAFMTAAKLGTSVGVSESTVVRFANELGFSGYPKLQKALQELIKNKLTTVQRIELSNDYISEETALKGVLKSDMENIRATLEKINHKTFEEVVNSFFGAKKIYIIGLRSSTALAEFLGFYLNLILDNVKIVTYGISDIFEQMINVSEDDVVIGIGFPRYAARTIESLSFAQSRGAKVVAITDSLLSPLASKADYTLIAQSNMASFVDSLVAPMSVINALIIAVGLREKEKISNTFNTLEEIWEEYQVYSYKDKEDDK, via the coding sequence ATGGAAGAAAACAAGCAGGACCTGATGAGAACAATACAAATGAAATTTCCACGCTTAAGTAAAGGTCAAAAATTAATTGCTGAATACATACTTAAGCATTATGATAAAGCTGCATTTATGACTGCTGCAAAGCTTGGAACCAGTGTAGGTGTAAGTGAATCCACCGTTGTTAGATTTGCAAACGAATTAGGTTTTAGTGGATATCCTAAACTACAAAAAGCTCTTCAGGAACTTATAAAAAATAAATTGACTACAGTTCAAAGAATTGAACTTTCAAATGACTATATAAGTGAAGAAACTGCATTAAAAGGTGTTTTGAAATCTGATATGGAAAATATTAGAGCTACACTAGAGAAAATAAATCATAAAACTTTTGAAGAAGTAGTTAATAGTTTTTTCGGTGCCAAAAAGATTTATATTATAGGTTTAAGAAGTTCAACTGCACTTGCTGAGTTTCTAGGTTTTTATCTTAATTTAATATTGGACAACGTAAAAATAGTAACATACGGAATAAGTGATATATTCGAGCAAATGATAAATGTTTCTGAAGATGATGTGGTTATAGGTATCGGTTTTCCACGTTATGCTGCAAGAACTATAGAATCCTTAAGTTTTGCTCAAAGTAGGGGTGCAAAAGTTGTTGCAATTACTGACAGCTTACTTTCACCACTTGCATCAAAAGCAGATTATACATTAATAGCACAAAGTAATATGGCGTCCTTTGTAGACTCCCTAGTTGCTCCAATGAGTGTAATAAATGCATTGATAATAGCTGTAGGACTTAGAGAAAAAGAAAAAATATCAAATACATTTAATACTTTGGAGGAAATTTGGGAAGAATATCAAGTGTACTCCTACAAAGATAAAGAGGATGACAAATAA
- the gdhA gene encoding NADP-specific glutamate dehydrogenase, translating to MTKENLNAKAYIDGVIENVKKRNSHEPEFLQTVEEVLSSLGPVLEKHPEYIEENLLERFCEPERQIMFRVPWVDDAGKVQVNRGYRVQFNGCIGPYKGGLRFHPSVYIGIIKFLGFEQILKNSLTGLPIGGGKGGSDFDPRGKSDAEIMRFCQSFMTELYRHIGPDVDVPAGDIGVGGREIGYLYGQYRRIKGCFENGVLTGKGLSYGGSLIRPEATGFGATYYCEEMLKHDGTDFNGKTVAISGFGNVSWGVCLKVSQLGGKVVTLSGPDGYIYDPNGVVGEKIDYLLEMRASGRDRVQDYADKFGVQFFKGEKPWGVKADIVMPSATQNDIHIEHAKQIVENGTKFVCEVANMPCTNEAIEYFQNHGVVVGPAKAANAGGVATSALEMSQNSMRLSWTAEEVDEKLHQIMVNIYNNCKKASEEYGFGYNLVAGANIAGFVKVADAMHSQGLY from the coding sequence ATGACAAAAGAAAATTTAAATGCTAAGGCTTATATTGATGGCGTAATTGAAAACGTTAAGAAAAGAAATTCACACGAACCAGAATTCTTACAAACAGTAGAAGAAGTTTTAAGCTCTTTAGGACCTGTACTAGAAAAACACCCAGAATATATAGAAGAAAATCTATTAGAGAGATTCTGTGAACCAGAAAGACAAATCATGTTCAGAGTTCCATGGGTAGATGATGCTGGAAAAGTACAAGTAAACAGAGGTTACAGAGTACAGTTCAACGGTTGTATAGGACCTTACAAGGGAGGACTTAGATTCCATCCATCAGTTTACATAGGAATTATCAAATTCTTAGGATTTGAGCAAATTCTTAAAAACTCATTAACTGGACTTCCAATAGGCGGAGGTAAAGGAGGATCTGACTTTGATCCAAGAGGAAAGTCAGATGCTGAAATAATGAGATTCTGTCAAAGCTTTATGACTGAGCTTTATAGACATATAGGACCAGACGTTGACGTTCCAGCTGGAGACATTGGTGTTGGTGGAAGAGAAATCGGTTATTTATATGGACAATATAGAAGAATTAAAGGATGCTTTGAAAACGGTGTCTTAACTGGAAAAGGATTATCCTACGGTGGAAGTTTAATAAGACCTGAAGCTACAGGATTTGGAGCAACATACTATTGTGAAGAAATGCTTAAACATGATGGAACAGATTTTAATGGTAAAACTGTTGCAATATCAGGTTTTGGTAATGTATCATGGGGTGTATGCTTAAAGGTTTCTCAATTAGGTGGTAAGGTTGTAACACTTTCAGGTCCAGATGGATACATCTATGATCCAAATGGAGTAGTTGGTGAAAAAATTGATTACTTACTTGAAATGCGTGCATCAGGAAGAGATAGAGTTCAAGATTATGCTGACAAATTTGGTGTTCAATTCTTCAAGGGAGAAAAGCCATGGGGAGTTAAGGCTGATATCGTAATGCCATCAGCTACTCAAAATGATATCCATATAGAACATGCTAAGCAAATAGTTGAAAATGGAACTAAATTTGTTTGTGAAGTTGCTAATATGCCTTGTACAAATGAAGCTATTGAATACTTCCAAAACCATGGTGTTGTAGTTGGACCTGCTAAAGCTGCAAATGCAGGTGGAGTTGCAACTTCAGCTCTTGAAATGTCACAAAACAGCATGAGATTATCATGGACTGCAGAAGAAGTAGATGAAAAACTTCATCAAATAATGGTTAACATATACAACAACTGTAAGAAAGCATCAGAAGAATATGGTTTCGGATATAACCTAGTTGCTGGAGCTAACATTGCAGGTTTCGTAAAAGTTGCTGATGCAATGCATTCACAAGGTCTATATTAA
- a CDS encoding NAD(P)/FAD-dependent oxidoreductase has translation MATVVVIGGGPAGIMAAIAASDKNKVILLERNEKIGKKLFITGKGRCNITNSKDIGDFFEYIPGNPHFLYSSLYTFTNEDAMNMLSKLGVKLKVERGGRVFPESDKSSDIISAFKDELCNRKVDIRLNSRVKKIIHSNKHIESVVLEDNSKVEGDYFILCTGGVSYPRTGSTGDGLKFAKELGHNIVPVKPSLVPIEIDDDWLLDLQGLSLKNVELKIKTEENKVLFSDFGEMLFTHFGISGPIVLSASRVVQHKQDLFAVINLKPAITTEELDKRIQDEFSKNINRDFKNSLDDLLPRKIINTVVKLSNIDGDKKVNLITRDERKNLVNLLQNLTLHIKGLRPVEEAIVTAGGINVKEINPSTMCSKIVDNLYFAGEVIDVDAYTGGYNIQIAMSTGYLAGKKISEQE, from the coding sequence GTGGCAACAGTAGTTGTTATTGGTGGTGGACCTGCAGGCATTATGGCTGCAATTGCAGCATCAGATAAAAATAAAGTTATTCTACTCGAGAGAAATGAAAAAATTGGTAAAAAATTATTTATTACAGGGAAAGGCCGTTGTAATATAACTAATTCAAAGGACATTGGAGACTTTTTTGAGTATATTCCTGGAAATCCGCATTTTTTATATAGTTCACTATATACTTTTACAAATGAGGACGCTATGAATATGCTAAGTAAGTTAGGGGTAAAACTAAAAGTGGAAAGAGGGGGAAGGGTATTTCCTGAATCAGACAAGTCTTCTGATATAATTTCTGCTTTTAAAGATGAGCTGTGTAATAGAAAAGTAGATATACGACTAAATTCAAGAGTAAAAAAAATAATACATAGTAATAAACATATTGAATCTGTAGTTCTTGAAGACAATTCTAAAGTCGAAGGTGACTATTTTATTCTTTGTACAGGAGGTGTATCTTACCCAAGAACAGGTTCTACTGGTGATGGGCTTAAATTTGCAAAAGAATTAGGCCATAACATTGTACCTGTAAAACCTTCTTTAGTCCCAATTGAAATTGATGACGACTGGCTTTTAGACCTTCAAGGGTTATCTTTAAAAAACGTTGAACTTAAAATTAAAACTGAAGAGAATAAAGTACTTTTTTCAGACTTTGGTGAAATGCTTTTTACTCACTTTGGTATTTCCGGCCCTATTGTTTTAAGTGCAAGTAGGGTTGTGCAACATAAACAAGATTTATTTGCAGTAATAAATTTAAAACCAGCAATTACTACAGAAGAACTAGATAAAAGAATTCAAGATGAATTTAGCAAAAACATAAATAGAGATTTTAAAAACTCTTTAGATGATTTGTTGCCTAGAAAAATAATTAATACCGTAGTTAAACTTTCAAATATTGATGGCGACAAAAAGGTTAACTTAATTACTAGGGATGAGAGAAAAAACCTCGTAAATCTTCTTCAGAATCTTACGCTGCATATAAAAGGACTTAGACCAGTGGAAGAAGCAATTGTTACGGCTGGAGGAATTAATGTAAAAGAAATAAATCCATCTACTATGTGTTCTAAAATAGTAGATAATTTATACTTTGCTGGTGAAGTGATTGATGTAGATGCATATACTGGAGGCTATAATATACAAATAGCTATGTCAACTGGATATCTAGCAGGAAAAAAGATTAGTGAGCAGGAGTAG
- the cmk gene encoding (d)CMP kinase, whose protein sequence is MKLKINVAIDGPAGAGKSTIAKILAARFNLMYINTGSMYRAVTLYALENKIVPENISEICSLLHNLDMHFQGDNLIVNAEDITDKLTIPYISQNVSSYAAIPEVRERLVELQRNIAKKYDVVMDGRDIGTVVLKDASFKFFLTAAPEERAKRRYEELLNKGIEVNYQDILNDIIKRDYMDSHREVDPLRKAEDAIEIDSSFLSIEEVVDEMSKIINRAISEGSEM, encoded by the coding sequence ATAAAATTGAAAATCAATGTTGCAATAGATGGACCTGCAGGGGCTGGTAAGAGCACAATAGCAAAAATACTTGCTGCTAGATTTAACTTAATGTACATAAATACAGGTTCTATGTATAGAGCTGTTACTTTATATGCACTAGAAAATAAGATCGTTCCAGAAAATATATCTGAAATATGCAGTCTACTACATAATCTTGATATGCACTTTCAAGGTGATAATCTAATTGTTAATGCAGAAGACATAACAGATAAATTAACAATACCATATATAAGTCAAAATGTATCAAGTTATGCAGCAATACCAGAAGTAAGGGAAAGATTAGTTGAATTACAAAGAAATATTGCAAAAAAATATGATGTTGTAATGGATGGAAGAGATATAGGTACTGTAGTTCTTAAAGATGCTTCATTTAAGTTTTTTTTAACAGCTGCTCCAGAAGAAAGAGCAAAGAGACGTTATGAAGAGCTATTAAATAAAGGTATTGAAGTTAATTATCAAGATATATTAAATGACATTATTAAAAGGGACTATATGGATTCTCACAGAGAAGTTGATCCTCTAAGAAAAGCTGAGGATGCAATAGAGATAGATTCTTCATTTCTATCAATAGAAGAAGTGGTGGATGAGATGTCTAAGATAATTAATAGAGCAATAAGTGAAGGAAGTGAAATGTAA
- a CDS encoding bifunctional 4-hydroxy-3-methylbut-2-enyl diphosphate reductase/30S ribosomal protein S1: MEVILAEKAGFCFGVKRAVDEAVKVKEKYNKKIYTLGPLIHNKDVVEYLKEKEIFPIEINDINALTEGDVVIIRSHGVTPETFKLLEDKNIIVVNATCPYVSNIQQKVKKYYDLGYSVIIIGDSNHPEVIGINGWCENKAIIAKSGEELKEIPKKVCVVSQTTEKQQNWESVLSEITKTAKEIIAFNTICSATETRQKSAEELSKVVDVMIVIGGYNSSNTTKLFEICKSNCSKTIHVENVSQIPKTLLHSKVNLKIGVTAGASTPDWIIKEAILEMSDQELNFNEQQAFMDQNDVSISVGKIIKGEVISVNEKEAFVNIGYKADGYLPKNEVTKDENVKLTDILNKGDVIEVKVISRKNEDGYVVLSRVELERMHTFEFLKDCFENKKTINVVIKESLKGGVIASYKGIRVFIPASHLELHHVNDLSKYIGKEVEIQIIEFSEQTRNTRIVGSRREMLTAAQLDKEEAAWSTINKGDVVEGEVKRLTAFGAFVDVKGIDGLLHVSEISWGRINKPSDVLKPGDIIKVMILDLDKETKKLSLSIKKLAENPWIDVDAKYPVGSIVLGKVVRFADFGAFVELEPGVDALVHISQISNEKIKHPSDVLQVGQSVKAKITDVNKEGKKIGLSIRAVDEI, from the coding sequence ATGGAAGTAATTTTGGCAGAAAAAGCTGGATTTTGTTTTGGTGTAAAAAGAGCTGTAGATGAGGCTGTAAAAGTAAAAGAAAAATATAATAAAAAAATATATACACTTGGACCACTAATTCATAACAAAGATGTAGTTGAGTATTTAAAAGAGAAGGAGATCTTTCCAATAGAAATTAATGACATAAATGCTTTAACAGAAGGTGACGTTGTTATAATTAGATCTCATGGGGTAACTCCTGAGACTTTTAAATTGCTAGAGGACAAAAATATTATAGTAGTTAATGCTACATGTCCCTATGTTTCAAATATACAGCAAAAGGTAAAAAAATACTATGATTTAGGGTACAGTGTTATTATTATAGGTGACTCAAATCATCCGGAGGTAATAGGTATCAATGGATGGTGTGAAAATAAGGCAATAATTGCGAAGTCTGGAGAGGAACTTAAAGAAATACCTAAAAAAGTTTGCGTAGTATCTCAAACTACAGAAAAACAACAAAATTGGGAAAGTGTTCTTAGCGAAATAACAAAAACTGCAAAAGAAATAATTGCATTTAATACGATATGTAGTGCCACTGAGACTCGTCAGAAGTCAGCAGAAGAATTGTCTAAAGTTGTTGATGTTATGATAGTAATAGGTGGATATAATAGTTCAAATACTACAAAATTGTTTGAAATATGCAAGTCAAATTGCAGTAAAACTATCCATGTAGAAAATGTAAGTCAAATACCAAAAACTTTACTTCACAGTAAAGTAAATTTAAAAATTGGTGTTACTGCTGGAGCATCAACACCTGATTGGATAATAAAGGAGGCTATTTTAGAAATGAGTGATCAAGAACTAAATTTCAATGAACAACAAGCTTTTATGGATCAAAATGATGTATCAATTTCTGTTGGCAAAATTATTAAAGGCGAGGTTATATCAGTTAACGAAAAAGAAGCTTTCGTTAATATAGGATATAAAGCTGATGGTTATCTACCAAAAAATGAAGTGACAAAAGATGAAAACGTGAAGTTAACCGATATTTTAAATAAAGGTGATGTAATTGAAGTAAAAGTTATTAGTAGAAAGAATGAAGATGGCTATGTAGTGCTTTCAAGAGTTGAACTTGAAAGAATGCATACATTTGAATTTTTAAAAGATTGTTTTGAAAACAAAAAAACTATAAATGTAGTTATAAAGGAATCTCTTAAAGGTGGAGTTATAGCATCATATAAAGGAATAAGAGTGTTTATTCCTGCTTCACATTTAGAACTTCATCATGTAAATGACTTAAGTAAATACATTGGAAAAGAAGTTGAAATACAAATTATTGAGTTCAGTGAACAAACAAGAAATACAAGAATTGTTGGTTCTAGAAGAGAAATGCTTACTGCAGCTCAACTTGATAAAGAGGAAGCAGCATGGAGCACAATAAATAAAGGTGATGTTGTAGAGGGTGAAGTTAAAAGACTTACAGCCTTTGGAGCTTTTGTGGATGTTAAAGGAATAGATGGTCTTCTCCATGTATCAGAAATATCCTGGGGAAGAATTAATAAACCTTCTGACGTACTAAAGCCAGGAGATATAATTAAAGTTATGATTCTAGATTTAGATAAGGAAACAAAAAAACTATCACTAAGTATTAAAAAGTTAGCAGAAAACCCATGGATAGATGTTGATGCTAAATATCCAGTAGGAAGTATAGTACTTGGAAAAGTTGTTAGATTTGCTGATTTTGGAGCATTTGTTGAATTAGAACCAGGTGTTGATGCTTTAGTTCATATATCACAAATTAGTAATGAGAAAATTAAACATCCAAGCGATGTATTACAAGTAGGTCAATCAGTTAAAGCTAAAATAACTGATGTAAATAAGGAAGGAAAAAAGATAGGCTTAAGTATTAGAGCAGTTGATGAAATTTAA